The proteins below come from a single Paroceanicella profunda genomic window:
- a CDS encoding PQQ-binding-like beta-propeller repeat protein, with translation MYRSIVSILVLILGVVLAIGGAWLAWLGGSWFYMPLGVVLAISGGLFMARAPSALALYGLALLGTLAWSIWEVGFDWWALAPRGALLVVFGILMLIPAIAIRLAGRGAEARSGQGAAGGFLALSLLVSAGVAGYAVSIDPHDTAGAFPNERMNARAEVETGGVPDGEWQAYGRTSYGRRYSPLDQITPGNVDQLEVAWTYHTGQERTGADPVETTYEVTPLVFDDTMYVCTPFSTVIALDPETGQEKWRFDPELKKPPRQTTQHMTCRGVSYFDGSRAPAPAAAATTTGPDAAANTGATADTETGTAAPQAADSAAPQDEASALAESDTEVTTQAAGVPQNVVTGNAKPGDPNPQIARDRPGTPGSDASCVKRLFVPTSDGRLIAISAQTGEICPGFGGADGTVNLWANMPNVTPGSAYSTSPPLITDHLIVVGGTVNDNVSATSPSGVIRAFDINTGALVWNFDSKNPDSTTPIADGETYSENAPNSWSVSSYDPELGLIYVPMGNQSPDQFGGNRSDAVERFSSSVTALDAETGQVRWVYQTVHHDLWDMDVPAQPSLIDLTIDGATVPALVQPTKQGEVFVLNRETGEPVLPVTEVPAPEGAVTGDFSAPTQPVSTVSFNPPKLTEADMWGATPVDQLYCRIRFHELTYDGRYTPPSLSGSIVYPGNFGTFNWGAVAVDPERQMMFAMPVYLAFTSKLIERPDETERMVTKDGEPVFNENFGARYASEMGAFTSPLGLPCQQPPWGYVAGVDLTTGKTVYEHRNGTVRDLSPLPLPFKMGVPGIGGPIVTRGGVAFLSGTMDYYVRGYDMQTGRELWRARLPSGGQATPSTYMGKDGRQYLVVVAGGHGSTGTKAGDSIIAYALPKGT, from the coding sequence ATGTACAGATCAATCGTCTCAATTCTAGTCCTGATCCTGGGGGTGGTTCTCGCCATCGGCGGGGCCTGGCTCGCCTGGCTCGGGGGGTCGTGGTTCTACATGCCGCTCGGGGTGGTTCTGGCAATTTCCGGCGGGCTGTTCATGGCGCGCGCGCCCTCGGCGCTGGCGCTCTACGGCCTGGCCCTGCTGGGCACGCTGGCCTGGTCGATCTGGGAGGTCGGGTTCGACTGGTGGGCGCTGGCCCCGCGCGGCGCGCTGCTGGTGGTCTTCGGCATCCTGATGCTGATCCCGGCCATCGCCATCCGCCTCGCCGGCCGCGGCGCGGAGGCCCGCTCGGGCCAGGGCGCTGCCGGCGGCTTCCTCGCCCTGTCGCTGCTGGTGAGCGCCGGTGTCGCGGGCTATGCCGTGAGCATCGACCCGCATGATACCGCGGGCGCCTTTCCCAACGAGCGCATGAACGCCCGGGCGGAGGTGGAGACCGGCGGCGTGCCGGACGGCGAGTGGCAGGCCTATGGCCGCACCTCCTACGGCCGGCGCTATTCCCCGCTGGACCAGATCACCCCCGGCAATGTGGACCAGCTGGAAGTGGCCTGGACCTATCACACCGGCCAGGAACGCACCGGCGCGGACCCGGTGGAGACGACCTACGAGGTCACCCCGCTGGTCTTCGACGACACGATGTATGTCTGCACGCCTTTCTCCACCGTCATCGCGCTGGACCCGGAGACCGGCCAGGAGAAATGGCGCTTCGACCCCGAGCTGAAGAAGCCGCCGCGCCAGACCACGCAGCACATGACCTGCCGCGGGGTCTCCTATTTCGACGGCAGCCGCGCCCCGGCCCCCGCCGCCGCGGCCACCACCACCGGGCCCGACGCCGCCGCGAACACGGGCGCCACCGCGGACACGGAGACAGGCACCGCCGCGCCGCAGGCCGCTGACAGCGCCGCCCCGCAGGACGAGGCCTCCGCCCTCGCGGAAAGCGACACCGAGGTGACCACCCAGGCCGCCGGCGTGCCGCAGAACGTGGTGACCGGCAACGCGAAGCCGGGCGACCCGAACCCGCAGATCGCACGAGACCGCCCCGGCACCCCGGGCAGCGACGCCTCCTGCGTGAAGCGCCTGTTCGTGCCCACCTCCGATGGCCGCCTGATCGCGATCAGCGCGCAGACCGGCGAGATCTGCCCGGGTTTCGGCGGCGCCGACGGCACGGTGAACCTCTGGGCGAACATGCCCAACGTCACCCCCGGCTCGGCCTATTCCACCTCGCCCCCGCTGATCACCGACCACCTGATCGTGGTGGGCGGCACGGTGAACGACAACGTCTCGGCCACCTCGCCCTCCGGCGTGATCCGCGCCTTCGACATCAACACCGGCGCGCTGGTGTGGAACTTCGATTCGAAGAACCCCGACAGCACCACCCCCATCGCCGATGGCGAGACCTACTCCGAGAACGCGCCCAACTCCTGGAGCGTGTCCTCCTACGACCCCGAGCTGGGCCTGATCTACGTGCCGATGGGCAACCAGAGCCCGGACCAGTTCGGCGGCAACCGTTCGGACGCGGTGGAGCGCTTCTCCTCCTCCGTCACCGCGCTGGACGCGGAAACCGGCCAGGTGCGCTGGGTGTACCAGACCGTCCACCACGACCTGTGGGACATGGACGTGCCGGCCCAGCCCAGCCTGATCGACCTCACCATCGACGGCGCCACCGTGCCCGCGCTGGTGCAGCCCACCAAGCAGGGCGAGGTGTTCGTGCTGAACCGCGAGACCGGTGAGCCGGTGCTGCCCGTGACGGAGGTTCCCGCCCCCGAGGGCGCCGTGACAGGCGATTTCAGCGCCCCGACCCAGCCGGTCTCCACCGTCAGCTTCAACCCGCCGAAGCTCACCGAAGCCGACATGTGGGGCGCCACCCCGGTGGACCAGCTCTACTGCCGCATCCGCTTCCACGAGCTCACCTATGACGGCCGCTACACGCCGCCCAGCCTGAGCGGCTCCATCGTCTACCCCGGCAATTTCGGCACCTTCAACTGGGGCGCCGTGGCGGTGGACCCGGAGCGGCAGATGATGTTCGCCATGCCGGTCTACCTCGCCTTCACCTCGAAGCTGATCGAGCGGCCGGACGAGACCGAGCGCATGGTCACGAAGGATGGCGAGCCGGTGTTCAACGAGAACTTCGGCGCGCGCTACGCCTCCGAGATGGGTGCCTTCACCTCGCCGCTGGGCCTGCCCTGCCAGCAGCCGCCCTGGGGCTACGTGGCCGGGGTCGACCTCACCACCGGCAAGACCGTCTACGAGCACCGCAACGGCACGGTGCGTGACCTGTCGCCCCTCCCGCTGCCCTTCAAGATGGGCGTGCCGGGCATCGGCGGCCCGATCGTGACGCGCGGCGGCGTGGCCTTCCTCTCCGGCACGATGGACTACTACGTGCGCGGCTACGACATGCAGACGGGCCGCGAACTGTGGCGCGCCCGCCTGCCCTCCGGCGGCCAGGCCACGCCTTCCACCTACATGGGCAAGGACGGCCGGCAGTACCTCGTCGTCGTCGCCGGCGGCCACGGCTCCACCGGCACCAAGGCAGGCGATTCGATCATCGCCTACGCCCTGCCGAAGGGGACCTGA
- a CDS encoding MFS transporter: MTASARGAATAHPLLLTLALAVGGFAIGTTEFAAMSLLPFYARDFGIDEPTAGTAISAYALGVCVGAPVIAVLAAKLSRRVLLIGLMTLFALGNGLSALAPSYGVLVAFRFLSGLPHGAYFGVAALMAASLVPPNRRAQAMGRVMLGLTIATTVGVPLANAIGQVAGWRSGFVIVAGLAALTATLIAIYAPHDRPQAGASPLRELGALGRRQVWLTLGIGAVGFGGIFAVYTYLGSTLINYTHASPAALPAMLALFGLGMTVGTIVCARAADRAMMPAIAITLLVNAAALMTFSVTAGSVWSMAPVVFVIGCGGGLSTMLQARLMSVAAEAQTLAAALNHSAFNIANAIGPWLGGIAIAGGLGWPSIGWVGACLALGGLGLWAVTLADSRRNPAAA, translated from the coding sequence ATGACCGCTTCCGCCCGCGGCGCCGCCACGGCGCATCCCCTGCTGCTGACCCTGGCGCTCGCGGTCGGCGGCTTTGCCATCGGCACCACGGAATTCGCCGCGATGAGCCTGCTGCCGTTCTACGCCCGCGACTTCGGCATCGACGAACCCACCGCCGGCACCGCCATCAGCGCCTATGCGCTCGGGGTCTGCGTCGGCGCGCCGGTGATCGCGGTGCTGGCGGCGAAGCTCTCGCGCCGGGTGCTGCTGATCGGGCTGATGACGCTCTTCGCCCTCGGCAACGGGCTGAGCGCGCTGGCGCCGAGCTACGGCGTGCTCGTGGCCTTCCGCTTCCTCTCCGGCCTGCCGCACGGCGCCTATTTTGGCGTGGCGGCGCTGATGGCCGCCTCGCTCGTGCCGCCGAACAGGCGCGCCCAGGCGATGGGGCGGGTGATGCTGGGGCTCACCATCGCCACCACGGTGGGCGTGCCGCTGGCCAATGCCATCGGCCAGGTGGCGGGCTGGCGCTCGGGCTTCGTCATCGTGGCCGGCCTCGCGGCGCTGACGGCGACGCTGATCGCGATCTATGCCCCGCATGACCGGCCGCAGGCGGGCGCCAGCCCGCTGCGCGAGCTCGGCGCCCTGGGGCGCCGGCAGGTCTGGCTCACGCTGGGGATCGGGGCGGTGGGCTTCGGCGGCATCTTCGCGGTCTACACCTATCTCGGCTCCACGCTCATCAACTACACCCATGCCTCCCCCGCCGCGCTGCCGGCGATGCTGGCGCTGTTCGGTCTGGGGATGACGGTGGGCACCATCGTCTGCGCCCGGGCCGCCGACCGGGCGATGATGCCGGCCATTGCCATCACCCTTCTGGTGAACGCGGCGGCGCTGATGACCTTCTCCGTCACCGCCGGATCGGTGTGGAGCATGGCGCCGGTGGTCTTCGTGATCGGCTGCGGCGGCGGGCTCTCGACCATGCTGCAGGCCCGGCTGATGAGCGTGGCGGCGGAGGCCCAGACCCTGGCCGCCGCCCTCAACCACAGCGCCTTCAACATCGCCAACGCGATCGGCCCCTGGCTGGGCGGCATCGCCATCGCCGGCGGGCTGGGCTGGCCCTCCATCGGCTGGGTCGGCGCCTGCCTCGCGCTCGGCGGACTGGGGCTCTGGGCGGTGACACTGGCGGATTCCCGCCGAAATCCCGCGGCGGCCTGA
- a CDS encoding pyridoxamine 5'-phosphate oxidase family protein — protein sequence MADLERIKSDPQAGFWSQLGESRAVMLGAPDAGHHMQPMTPMAAPEEGAIWFFATRDSDIARQSRGGAHVHMCLMGEGADYYACIEGKLEETESREHVDRFWSPAVAAWYPEGRDDPELALLRLRPASGRAWASTASGARFGREVAKANETGTTPDVGVVTDLTF from the coding sequence ATGGCAGATCTCGAACGTATCAAGTCCGATCCGCAGGCCGGTTTCTGGAGCCAGCTCGGCGAGAGCCGCGCCGTGATGCTGGGCGCGCCGGATGCCGGCCACCACATGCAGCCGATGACCCCGATGGCCGCCCCCGAGGAGGGCGCGATCTGGTTCTTCGCCACCCGCGATTCCGACATCGCCCGCCAGTCGCGCGGCGGAGCCCACGTGCACATGTGCCTGATGGGCGAGGGCGCGGACTACTACGCCTGCATCGAGGGCAAGCTGGAGGAGACGGAGTCGCGCGAACACGTGGACCGTTTCTGGTCTCCCGCCGTTGCCGCCTGGTACCCCGAGGGGCGCGACGACCCGGAGCTCGCCCTGCTGCGCCTGCGCCCGGCCAGCGGCCGCGCCTGGGCCAGCACCGCCAGCGGCGCGCGCTTCGGCCGCGAAGTCGCGAAGGCGAACGAGACCGGAACCACCCCGGACGTGGGCGTGGTGACCGACCTCACCTTCTGA
- a CDS encoding Nramp family divalent metal transporter: MSRTEHTAPPRRAWHLARATAEDVPSLSEAHASVRVPVGGSWMRRLLAFIGPGYMISVGYMDPGNWATDLAGGAQFGYTLLSVIMISNLMAILLQALAARLGIATGRDLAQACRATYPPIINIPLWLACELAIIACDLAEVIGTAVALQLLFGIPLVAGALLTALDAFLVLLLMNRGFRRLEAFVIALLGIIAVCFAIQLVAAAPPLAAVLEGFVPSGEIVKNPQMLYIAIGIIGATVMPHNLYLHSSIVQTRAYPRTEAGKREAIRWAVTDSTIALMLALFVNGAILIVAASAFHGTGHEDVAEIEDAYRLLSPLLGLGIASTLFAVALLASGVNSTVTATLAGQIVMEGFLRIRLPHWARRLLTRALAIIPVVVVTWLYGSRGVSDLLILSQVVLSMQLPFAVIPLVRFVTDRGLMGTLVVSRATGVVAWAVAGLIVVLNLKLLWDTLAL, from the coding sequence ATGTCCCGCACCGAGCACACTGCCCCCCCCCGCCGCGCCTGGCACCTGGCCCGCGCGACCGCAGAGGACGTGCCCAGCCTCTCGGAGGCCCATGCGTCGGTGCGGGTGCCGGTGGGCGGGTCCTGGATGCGGCGGCTCCTCGCCTTCATCGGGCCGGGCTACATGATCTCGGTGGGGTACATGGACCCCGGGAACTGGGCGACGGACCTCGCGGGCGGCGCGCAATTCGGCTACACGCTGCTCTCGGTCATCATGATCTCGAACCTGATGGCCATCCTGCTGCAGGCGCTGGCGGCGCGGCTGGGCATCGCCACCGGGCGCGACCTGGCGCAGGCCTGCCGGGCCACCTATCCGCCGATCATCAACATCCCGCTCTGGCTGGCTTGCGAGCTGGCGATCATCGCCTGCGACCTGGCGGAGGTGATCGGCACCGCGGTGGCGCTGCAACTGCTGTTCGGCATCCCGCTGGTGGCCGGGGCGCTGCTCACCGCGCTGGACGCCTTCCTGGTGCTGCTGCTGATGAACCGCGGCTTCCGCCGGCTGGAGGCCTTCGTGATCGCCCTGCTGGGCATCATCGCGGTCTGCTTCGCGATCCAGCTCGTCGCCGCGGCCCCGCCGCTGGCCGCGGTGCTGGAGGGCTTCGTGCCCTCGGGCGAGATCGTGAAGAACCCGCAGATGCTCTACATCGCCATCGGCATCATCGGCGCCACGGTGATGCCACACAATCTCTACCTGCATTCCTCCATCGTCCAGACCCGCGCCTACCCGCGCACCGAGGCCGGCAAGCGCGAGGCCATCCGCTGGGCCGTCACCGACAGCACCATCGCGCTGATGCTGGCGCTGTTCGTGAACGGCGCCATCCTGATCGTGGCCGCCTCCGCCTTCCACGGCACCGGCCATGAGGACGTGGCCGAGATCGAGGACGCCTACCGCCTGCTCTCGCCGCTGCTGGGGCTGGGCATCGCCTCCACGCTCTTCGCCGTGGCGCTGCTGGCCTCGGGGGTGAATTCCACCGTCACCGCCACGCTGGCCGGACAGATCGTGATGGAGGGCTTCCTGCGCATCCGCCTGCCGCACTGGGCGCGGCGGCTGCTCACCCGCGCGCTGGCGATCATCCCAGTGGTGGTGGTGACATGGCTCTACGGCTCGCGCGGCGTCAGCGACCTGCTGATCCTGAGCCAGGTCGTGCTGTCCATGCAGCTGCCCTTCGCGGTCATCCCCCTGGTGCGCTTCGTGACCGACCGCGGCCTGATGGGCACCCTCGTGGTCTCGCGCGCCACGGGCGTGGTGGCCTGGGCGGTGGCCGGGCTGATCGTGGTGCTGAACCTCAAATTGCTGTGGGATACGCTGGCCCTCTGA
- the mntR gene encoding manganese-binding transcriptional regulator MntR, translating to MRQVHRQAPPPEAPLPDAQAQCEGFRQTREARRNALVEDYVELIAGLIRERQEARQVDIAARLGVSQPTVAKMLARLDEEGLVSRRPYRGVFLTPEGEALAESIRLRHETVEAFLLWLGVSAETARIDAEGLEHHVSDETLVAFRRAMAEREPSAADRPG from the coding sequence ATGCGACAGGTCCACAGGCAGGCCCCGCCTCCCGAGGCGCCGCTACCCGATGCGCAGGCCCAGTGCGAGGGCTTCCGCCAGACCCGTGAGGCCCGGCGCAACGCGTTGGTGGAGGATTATGTGGAGCTGATCGCCGGGCTGATCCGCGAGCGCCAGGAGGCGCGGCAGGTCGACATCGCCGCGCGGCTCGGCGTCTCGCAGCCCACTGTGGCGAAGATGCTGGCGCGGCTGGACGAGGAGGGGCTGGTGTCACGCCGGCCCTATCGCGGCGTGTTCCTCACCCCGGAAGGCGAGGCGCTGGCCGAATCGATCCGCCTCCGGCACGAAACCGTGGAGGCCTTCCTGCTCTGGCTGGGGGTGAGCGCGGAGACCGCGCGCATCGATGCCGAGGGGCTGGAGCATCACGTGAGCGACGAGACGCTCGTCGCCTTCCGTCGCGCGATGGCGGAGCGGGAGCCTTCCGCCGCCGACCGGCCCGGCTGA
- a CDS encoding NADPH-dependent FMN reductase: MTSRLNIIVASTRPGRVGASVGKWFHEVAAAHPGFEANLVDLAEFDLPVYDEPKHPRLQDYAHEHTKKWAASVASADAFVFVTPEYNYGTTPALLNALNYVYTEWNYKPAGFVSYAGVSGGMRAVEHVKPTLNVLKVVPLVESVLVPMVSEKVKDGVFTPGDIQVQSAKVMLDELARWTGALKPLRG, from the coding sequence GTGACCTCACGCCTCAACATCATCGTCGCCAGCACCCGCCCCGGCCGTGTCGGCGCCTCCGTCGGGAAATGGTTCCACGAGGTTGCCGCGGCGCACCCCGGCTTCGAGGCCAATCTCGTGGATCTCGCGGAGTTCGACCTCCCGGTCTACGATGAGCCGAAGCACCCCCGCCTGCAGGATTACGCGCACGAGCACACGAAGAAATGGGCTGCGAGCGTGGCCTCCGCCGATGCCTTCGTCTTCGTGACGCCGGAATACAATTACGGCACCACGCCGGCGCTGCTGAACGCGCTGAACTACGTGTACACCGAGTGGAACTACAAGCCGGCGGGCTTCGTGAGCTATGCCGGCGTCTCCGGCGGCATGCGGGCCGTCGAGCATGTGAAGCCGACGCTGAACGTGCTGAAGGTGGTGCCGCTGGTCGAGAGCGTGCTGGTGCCCATGGTCTCCGAGAAGGTGAAGGACGGCGTGTTCACCCCCGGTGACATCCAGGTGCAGAGCGCGAAGGTGATGCTGGACGAACTCGCCCGCTGGACCGGGGCGCTGAAGCCGCTGCGCGGCTGA
- a CDS encoding organic hydroperoxide resistance protein: MTTTVLYQTTARATGGRDGHSATLDGTIDVKLSTPKELGGAGGTGANPEQLFATGYAACFIGAMKVAGPQVGTRVPADVSVAATVGIGPRSEGGFGLEIALEVTLPGLEPEAARTLVDAAHQICPYSNATRGNIDVKLSIA, from the coding sequence ATGACCACCACCGTTCTCTATCAGACCACCGCCCGCGCAACCGGCGGCCGCGACGGCCACTCCGCCACGCTCGACGGCACCATCGACGTGAAGCTGAGCACCCCGAAGGAACTCGGCGGCGCCGGCGGCACGGGCGCGAACCCCGAGCAGCTCTTCGCCACCGGTTACGCCGCCTGCTTCATCGGCGCGATGAAGGTGGCCGGCCCGCAGGTGGGCACCAGGGTGCCGGCGGATGTCAGCGTCGCGGCGACCGTGGGCATCGGTCCGCGCTCGGAAGGCGGCTTCGGGCTGGAGATCGCCCTTGAAGTCACCCTGCCGGGGCTGGAGCCGGAGGCCGCCCGCACCCTGGTGGATGCCGCACACCAGATCTGCCCCTATTCCAACGCCACCCGCGGCAACATCGACGTGAAGCTCTCGATCGCCTGA
- a CDS encoding MarR family winged helix-turn-helix transcriptional regulator — protein MPVPDHETEAFPSLDQFLCFSVYSTGHAFNRLYKPLLDPLGLTYPQYLVMVVLWESAGDITVGELGRRLALESSTLTPLLKRLEVAGRVERHRDAQDERRVRIRLTPAGRALKDKALEVPACVYEATGLSVERLIALQRDLETLRKSLLAREAAPAPA, from the coding sequence ATGCCCGTGCCCGATCACGAAACCGAAGCGTTCCCGTCGCTGGACCAGTTCCTGTGCTTCTCGGTCTATTCCACCGGCCATGCGTTCAACCGGCTCTACAAGCCGCTGCTGGACCCGCTGGGCCTCACCTATCCGCAGTACCTGGTGATGGTGGTGCTCTGGGAGAGCGCCGGCGACATCACCGTGGGGGAATTGGGGCGCCGGCTTGCGCTCGAATCGAGCACGCTCACGCCGCTGCTCAAGCGGCTGGAGGTGGCGGGGCGGGTGGAGCGGCACCGCGATGCGCAGGACGAGCGCCGGGTGCGCATCCGCCTCACCCCGGCCGGGCGCGCCCTGAAGGACAAGGCGCTGGAGGTGCCGGCCTGCGTCTATGAGGCCACGGGGCTGAGCGTCGAGCGGCTGATCGCGCTGCAGCGCGACCTGGAGACCCTGCGCAAGTCCCTGCTGGCGCGCGAGGCGGCCCCCGCACCGGCCTGA
- the gfa gene encoding S-(hydroxymethyl)glutathione synthase codes for MSVSIHPSVDHGVPQGTPGFSGGKLHCNCATDKVEVTVTSDCAHNHVCGCSKCWKPEGATFAQIAVAPRENVSVTAHPEKLVIVDETAAIQRHACRDCGAHMYGRIENTGHPLYGFDFFHTELADVQGWSPPTFAAFVSSIIETGTDPSKMDAIRGRLRELGLEPYDVLSPPLMDFIASQVAKQKAAA; via the coding sequence ATGAGCGTATCGATCCACCCCTCCGTCGACCACGGAGTGCCGCAGGGCACGCCCGGGTTCTCGGGCGGCAAGCTTCACTGCAACTGCGCGACCGACAAGGTGGAGGTGACCGTTACCTCCGACTGCGCGCACAACCACGTCTGCGGCTGCTCCAAGTGCTGGAAGCCCGAGGGCGCCACCTTCGCCCAGATCGCCGTCGCGCCGCGCGAGAACGTGAGCGTGACCGCGCATCCGGAGAAGCTGGTGATCGTGGACGAGACCGCCGCCATCCAGCGCCATGCCTGCCGGGACTGCGGCGCCCACATGTACGGGCGCATCGAGAACACCGGCCACCCGCTCTACGGGTTCGACTTCTTCCACACCGAGCTTGCCGACGTGCAGGGCTGGTCGCCGCCCACCTTCGCGGCCTTCGTCTCCTCGATCATCGAGACCGGGACGGACCCCTCGAAGATGGACGCGATTCGCGGCCGGCTGCGCGAGCTGGGGCTGGAGCCCTATGACGTGCTCTCGCCACCGCTGATGGATTTCATCGCCAGCCAGGTCGCCAAGCAGAAGGCGGCGGCCTGA
- a CDS encoding FIST N-terminal domain-containing protein has translation MLLRCDAPDGSETSRPTHLSVRRACTDADDAFIAIREIRHRLGSDPMALVLLFVSPKYDRGAVTAALAKLFDGEHVVGCTTAGEICAHGYGEGGITAAGFLARDFTAATRLIPDLSAFDARQTTMSVLDLRARVASERPDWHSEFAMFLGDGLSRKEDQVIATLSRNLGQTPLFGGSAGDGMDFRQTFVLQGGRFHTDAALITLVRTRCGVRVFRFDHFTPTTAQMVVTEALPGERLVREINAEPAAQEYARMVGLDPSQLSPRVFAAHPVVIRHGGSHHVRAIQKVEENGDLRFYSPVDEGLVLTIAEAGDMAAHLDQALCGLASPEPPQAIIGCDCILRRLEAEESQAVGEVSRILARHGVVGFNTYGEQFDMLHVNQTLTGVAIYGAGE, from the coding sequence ATGCTTCTGCGGTGCGATGCGCCGGACGGCTCGGAAACGAGCCGTCCCACCCATCTTTCCGTCCGCCGGGCCTGTACCGACGCGGACGACGCATTCATTGCCATTCGCGAGATTCGCCACCGGCTGGGCTCCGACCCCATGGCGCTCGTGCTGTTGTTCGTTTCACCGAAATACGATCGGGGCGCGGTTACGGCCGCGCTGGCAAAGCTCTTTGACGGCGAGCACGTGGTCGGCTGCACCACGGCAGGCGAGATCTGCGCGCATGGCTACGGCGAGGGCGGCATCACCGCGGCGGGGTTCCTGGCCCGCGATTTCACCGCCGCCACCCGGCTGATCCCCGATCTCAGTGCCTTCGATGCCCGCCAGACCACGATGAGCGTGCTGGACCTGCGCGCCCGTGTCGCCTCCGAGCGGCCGGACTGGCACAGCGAGTTCGCCATGTTCCTCGGCGACGGGCTCAGCCGCAAGGAGGACCAGGTGATCGCCACCCTGTCGCGCAACCTCGGGCAGACGCCGCTGTTCGGCGGCTCGGCGGGCGACGGCATGGACTTCCGCCAGACCTTCGTGCTGCAGGGCGGGCGCTTCCACACCGACGCGGCGCTGATCACCCTGGTGCGCACGCGCTGCGGGGTGCGGGTGTTCCGCTTCGACCACTTCACCCCCACCACGGCCCAGATGGTGGTGACCGAGGCGCTGCCCGGCGAGCGGCTGGTGCGCGAGATCAACGCCGAGCCGGCGGCGCAGGAATATGCCCGGATGGTCGGGCTCGACCCGTCGCAGCTTTCGCCCCGGGTGTTCGCCGCGCATCCGGTGGTGATCCGCCACGGCGGCAGCCATCACGTGCGCGCCATCCAGAAGGTGGAGGAGAACGGCGACCTGCGCTTCTACAGCCCGGTGGACGAGGGGCTGGTACTCACCATCGCCGAGGCCGGCGACATGGCCGCGCATCTCGATCAGGCGCTGTGCGGGCTGGCCTCGCCCGAGCCGCCCCAGGCCATCATCGGCTGCGACTGCATCCTGCGCCGGCTGGAGGCGGAGGAGAGCCAGGCCGTGGGCGAGGTGTCGCGCATTCTCGCCCGCCACGGGGTGGTGGGCTTCAACACCTACGGCGAGCAGTTCGACATGCTGCACGTGAACCAGACCCTGACCGGGGTCGCGATCTACGGCGCCGGGGAGTGA
- a CDS encoding lipoate--protein ligase family protein has product MHGEYKVQGGKLVVADVELRDGRLADVQISGDFFLEPDGALDDIRAALNGLPGTAPAEEMVAALRAGLRPDATLVGFTPESIAIAVRRALGVSRGWRDFEWQIIDSGPQTPAMHLALDEVLARAVASGQRAPTLRFWEWERPAIIIGNFQSLRNEVDLDAAAEMGVEIVRRVTGGGAMFVEPGTAITYSLYAPGELVGDMSFADSYAFLDAWVLKALTAVGIDAFYKPLNDISSPKGKIGGAAQKRYANGTVLHHVTMAYDMDAAKMTRVLRIGREKLSDKGIASAAKRVDPVRSQTGLERTEVIRRMKEVFVDLNGGTPGDITAEEYAAAQELARGKFSDPAWLNHIP; this is encoded by the coding sequence ATGCATGGCGAATACAAGGTTCAGGGCGGCAAGCTGGTGGTCGCGGACGTGGAACTGCGCGACGGGCGGCTGGCCGATGTGCAGATTTCCGGCGATTTCTTCCTGGAACCCGATGGGGCGCTGGACGACATCCGCGCCGCGCTGAACGGTCTGCCCGGCACGGCCCCGGCGGAGGAGATGGTGGCCGCCCTGCGCGCCGGGCTGCGCCCGGACGCGACGCTGGTGGGCTTCACGCCCGAATCGATCGCCATCGCCGTGCGCCGCGCGCTGGGGGTGAGCCGCGGCTGGCGCGACTTCGAGTGGCAGATCATCGACAGCGGGCCACAGACGCCGGCCATGCATCTCGCGCTCGACGAGGTGCTGGCCCGCGCCGTGGCCAGCGGGCAGCGCGCGCCCACGCTGCGCTTCTGGGAGTGGGAGCGCCCGGCGATCATCATCGGCAACTTCCAGTCGCTGCGCAACGAGGTGGACCTGGACGCGGCGGCGGAGATGGGGGTGGAGATCGTGCGCCGGGTCACCGGCGGCGGCGCGATGTTCGTGGAGCCGGGCACCGCGATCACCTATTCGCTCTACGCGCCGGGCGAGCTGGTGGGCGACATGAGCTTCGCGGACTCCTACGCCTTCCTCGACGCCTGGGTGCTCAAGGCCCTGACCGCCGTGGGCATCGACGCCTTCTACAAGCCGCTCAACGACATCTCGAGCCCGAAGGGCAAGATCGGCGGCGCCGCCCAGAAACGCTACGCCAACGGCACCGTGTTGCACCATGTCACCATGGCCTACGACATGGACGCCGCGAAGATGACCCGGGTGCTGCGCATCGGCCGCGAGAAGCTCTCCGACAAGGGCATCGCCAGCGCCGCGAAGCGCGTGGACCCGGTGCGCAGCCAGACCGGGCTGGAGCGCACCGAGGTGATCCGCCGGATGAAGGAGGTCTTCGTCGACCTCAACGGCGGCACGCCAGGCGACATCACCGCGGAGGAATACGCCGCCGCGCAGGAACTGGCGCGCGGCAAATTCTCGGACCCGGCCTGGCTGAACCACATCCCGTGA